The following coding sequences lie in one Lentilactobacillus sp. SPB1-3 genomic window:
- the mraY gene encoding phospho-N-acetylmuramoyl-pentapeptide-transferase has product MNNWLIPPILGFLITALGMPSLIKYFRSKKEGQMIREEGPTWHEKKSGTPTMGGIMFIIAITLVDLIYGGVSHLLSPSLLILLFVLVGFGLLGMFDDSIKIFKRQNEGLKAWQKMLGQIIISVIFAWVYIAEGFPMAIKIPFAGDWNIGYFYILFVIFWLVGFSNAVNLTDGLDGLVSGLGIIAFSTYAIIANVQHQTDVMVFCITVVGSLIGFFIFNHKPAKIFMGDMGSLALGGAIAAVSILLHHEFSLLAIGLVFVLETLSVIIQVTSFRLTGKRVFKMTPIHHHFEMLGWSEWRVDLTFWGIGLIMAVLAIITIV; this is encoded by the coding sequence ATGAATAATTGGTTAATACCACCAATTCTTGGATTTTTAATTACAGCATTAGGGATGCCAAGTTTAATTAAGTATTTTAGAAGCAAAAAAGAGGGTCAAATGATTCGTGAAGAGGGCCCAACTTGGCACGAAAAAAAATCTGGAACACCAACCATGGGTGGCATTATGTTTATTATTGCGATTACATTGGTTGATCTGATTTACGGTGGTGTTAGTCATTTACTTAGTCCATCTTTATTGATCTTATTATTTGTGTTAGTTGGCTTTGGCTTACTAGGCATGTTTGACGATAGTATCAAGATATTTAAGCGTCAAAACGAAGGACTAAAGGCTTGGCAAAAAATGCTGGGTCAAATCATTATTTCAGTGATCTTTGCGTGGGTTTACATTGCTGAAGGTTTTCCAATGGCAATTAAAATTCCGTTCGCAGGAGACTGGAATATTGGCTACTTCTACATTTTGTTCGTTATTTTTTGGTTAGTTGGTTTTTCTAACGCCGTTAACTTGACTGATGGATTAGATGGATTAGTTTCTGGACTCGGCATAATCGCATTTAGCACATATGCGATTATTGCGAATGTTCAGCATCAGACAGATGTGATGGTATTTTGTATTACGGTAGTTGGATCGTTGATTGGATTCTTTATTTTCAATCACAAGCCTGCCAAAATTTTCATGGGTGATATGGGATCATTAGCTTTAGGTGGTGCAATTGCTGCCGTTTCAATTCTCTTACACCATGAATTTTCACTACTAGCTATTGGGTTGGTATTCGTTCTTGAAACCCTTAGCGTTATCATCCAAGTGACTTCCTTTAGATTGACTGGAAAACGAGTATTCAAAATGACGCCAATCCATCATCATTTTGAAATGTTAGGTTGGTCTGAATGGAGAGTTGATTTAACTTTTTGGGGAATTGGTCTCATTATGGCTGTTCTCGCAATTATTACGATTGTCTAA
- a CDS encoding cell division protein FtsQ/DivIB — protein MAKKKKDEEELTPWERLNNEAQAKNKRDKKKISGRNIKIPKVQLKKFQIRNLKRFSPLIGLLVVVLLVCVFFITPYSRVSRVTITGNEMISATNIKKYTTIQPNNSLLKVWGHKQSLAREIKDKSQRLASVKVSTSNFNDVNIRVKEYPTIGYLYVNHGYQPILKSGVILNNKVLNPTADYPIVKNFKNPKILKRCIAQYKKIQPNVRANIITVNYSPTKLNNDRVVLKMHDKNMVLGTIKTFGNKMNYYPSMAQSLTAKSVIDMQVGAYSYPIAKKKSSTDGTASNKNVSQSQTKKKNTRSGTDR, from the coding sequence ATGGCAAAGAAGAAAAAAGATGAAGAAGAATTAACGCCTTGGGAGCGTTTAAATAACGAAGCTCAGGCTAAAAACAAGCGTGATAAGAAAAAAATTAGTGGGCGAAATATCAAAATTCCTAAAGTCCAACTTAAGAAATTTCAGATACGTAATTTAAAACGTTTCTCACCTTTGATTGGACTGCTAGTGGTAGTGCTCCTAGTGTGTGTATTTTTCATCACACCTTACAGTCGCGTCAGCAGAGTTACAATTACAGGGAATGAAATGATTTCGGCGACAAATATTAAAAAGTACACCACGATTCAACCTAATAACTCCTTACTCAAAGTTTGGGGCCATAAACAATCATTGGCTCGTGAAATTAAGGACAAAAGTCAGCGTTTGGCATCTGTTAAGGTTTCGACGAGCAACTTTAATGATGTCAATATTCGGGTTAAGGAATACCCAACAATTGGATATTTGTACGTCAATCATGGTTATCAACCGATTTTAAAAAGTGGTGTGATTTTGAATAATAAAGTTTTAAATCCTACTGCTGATTATCCAATCGTTAAAAATTTCAAGAATCCAAAAATTCTCAAACGATGCATTGCTCAATATAAGAAGATACAACCCAATGTTCGTGCAAACATTATTACCGTGAATTATTCGCCAACTAAATTGAATAACGATCGAGTCGTCTTGAAAATGCATGATAAGAACATGGTGTTAGGTACAATTAAGACTTTTGGAAATAAAATGAATTATTATCCAAGTATGGCGCAAAGCCTTACTGCCAAAAGTGTTATTGACATGCAGGTAGGGGCTTATTCATACCCGATAGCAAAGAAAAAGAGTTCCACCGATGGCACCGCTTCCAACAAAAATGTGTCTCAGAGCCAAACTAAAAAGAAGAACACCCGTTCCGGTACTGATAGATAA
- the murD gene encoding UDP-N-acetylmuramoyl-L-alanine--D-glutamate ligase yields MKMIEDYKRKHILVLGAGKSGTNAAKVLKELGAIVTINDSKPREELPELDEIEELGIETVTGGHPADLIAREFDVLVKNPGINYDNPVVVAAQERNIPIIAEVELAAQITDAEIIGVTGSNGKTTTVTMITDILNQDRKKGTAYAAGNIGIPATEIAQKATKDDTIVMELSSFMLLGIKTLHPHVAVLTNIFSNHLDYHKTRENYVNAKMRITMNQTSDDFFVVNFDNEEWKQLSERSKATVVPFARESMTDKGAYERDGKLYYNDEFIMDADDIKVPGKQNIENALAAIATAKALGKSNFAITTVLETFRGVRHRLQFVLESDGRRFYNDSKATDIEATQIALEGFDRPIVLIAGGLDRGYKFDKLVPQLREHVKAAVLYGETKELLLDAVQQAGIENVTVVDNLSEAVPKAYSYSDDGDIILLSPANASWDQFKTFEERGDQFVKEVEQLTHKQEEE; encoded by the coding sequence ATGAAAATGATTGAAGATTATAAACGAAAACACATATTAGTACTAGGGGCTGGCAAAAGCGGAACCAACGCCGCAAAGGTTTTAAAAGAGTTAGGTGCAATCGTCACTATTAATGACTCAAAACCAAGAGAAGAATTGCCTGAACTAGATGAAATCGAAGAGTTGGGCATAGAAACTGTGACTGGTGGACATCCAGCTGATCTGATTGCTAGAGAATTTGATGTATTAGTTAAAAATCCAGGCATCAACTATGATAATCCAGTCGTAGTAGCTGCACAGGAAAGAAATATTCCTATCATTGCAGAAGTTGAACTTGCCGCTCAAATAACCGATGCAGAAATTATCGGTGTTACGGGAAGCAATGGTAAAACTACTACGGTCACTATGATCACAGATATTCTTAACCAGGATCGTAAGAAAGGGACTGCTTACGCCGCGGGAAATATTGGTATTCCAGCCACTGAGATTGCTCAAAAAGCCACCAAAGACGATACCATCGTCATGGAACTTTCTAGCTTCATGTTATTGGGAATCAAGACACTTCATCCACACGTAGCTGTTTTGACGAACATTTTTTCAAATCATTTAGATTATCACAAGACCAGAGAAAACTATGTCAATGCCAAAATGCGAATCACAATGAACCAAACTTCTGATGACTTTTTTGTGGTCAACTTCGATAATGAAGAATGGAAACAACTAAGTGAACGCTCAAAAGCTACCGTTGTACCATTTGCAAGAGAATCAATGACTGACAAAGGTGCTTATGAACGTGATGGTAAGCTTTATTATAATGATGAATTCATCATGGATGCAGATGATATAAAGGTACCTGGTAAGCAAAACATCGAAAACGCTCTTGCAGCTATTGCAACAGCTAAGGCGTTGGGCAAATCTAACTTTGCTATTACCACGGTCTTAGAAACATTTAGAGGGGTCCGTCACCGACTACAATTTGTTTTGGAATCTGACGGTCGCCGTTTCTACAATGATTCAAAAGCCACCGACATTGAAGCAACTCAAATCGCACTTGAAGGTTTTGATCGACCAATCGTTTTGATTGCTGGTGGGTTAGATAGAGGATATAAGTTTGATAAGTTAGTGCCTCAATTACGGGAACACGTTAAGGCAGCAGTTTTGTATGGTGAAACCAAAGAATTGCTACTAGATGCCGTTCAACAAGCAGGTATTGAAAATGTAACTGTGGTTGATAATTTATCAGAGGCAGTGCCAAAGGCATACTCATATAGTGATGATGGTGACATTATTTTACTTTCACCAGCGAACGCAAGTTGGGATCAGTTTAAAACGTTTGAAGAACGTGGAGATCAATTCGTTAAAGAAGTTGAGCAACTGACTCACAAACAGGAGGAAGAATAA
- the murG gene encoding undecaprenyldiphospho-muramoylpentapeptide beta-N-acetylglucosaminyltransferase, with protein sequence MRLIISGGGTGGHIYPALAVIEDLMKQEPDSEVLYVGSERGLEGGIVKKQGIKFVPLEIQGFKRSLSLENFKTVSLFLKSVRKSKKIIKDFKPDVVIGTGGYVSGAVVYAAARMKVPTLIHEQNSVVGLTNKFLSRFVDKIGVGFEAAKSQFSAKKVEFVGNPRAQQVANMHSTFKWSDIGLADDKKTVLIFGGSQGAPKINSAVVSAITKFSQRDYQVVFVTGQKRYDGIMQQLENVQVAENVKILPYIDNMPSVLPKVDLIVGRSGATSIAEITALGIPSILIPSPYVTADHQTKNTLSLVDNKAALMIKESDLNGESLLKHIDQLMLDDDQRNQMAAQSKKMGVVDSADRVLNLARSINK encoded by the coding sequence ATGAGATTAATTATTTCCGGTGGTGGTACCGGTGGTCACATTTATCCTGCATTGGCGGTTATTGAAGACCTAATGAAGCAAGAGCCGGATTCAGAAGTATTGTACGTTGGCTCTGAGCGAGGCCTAGAAGGTGGCATTGTTAAGAAACAAGGAATTAAATTTGTCCCGCTTGAAATTCAAGGCTTTAAAAGATCGTTGTCTCTAGAAAACTTTAAAACAGTATCTTTGTTTTTAAAAAGTGTCAGAAAATCAAAAAAGATTATTAAAGACTTTAAACCAGACGTAGTCATTGGAACTGGTGGATACGTTTCCGGGGCAGTTGTGTATGCCGCCGCCAGAATGAAGGTACCAACCCTGATTCACGAACAAAATAGTGTGGTTGGACTGACAAATAAATTCTTGAGTAGGTTCGTCGACAAAATTGGTGTTGGTTTTGAAGCTGCTAAAAGCCAATTTTCTGCCAAAAAAGTTGAGTTTGTGGGTAATCCACGGGCGCAACAAGTTGCTAATATGCACTCTACTTTTAAATGGTCTGATATTGGCTTAGCAGATGACAAAAAAACAGTGCTGATTTTTGGTGGTAGTCAAGGAGCTCCAAAAATCAATTCAGCAGTTGTTAGTGCAATTACTAAATTTAGTCAAAGAGATTATCAAGTTGTCTTCGTGACCGGACAAAAAAGGTATGATGGCATTATGCAACAACTTGAAAATGTTCAGGTTGCTGAAAATGTTAAAATCTTACCATATATTGACAATATGCCATCCGTTTTGCCAAAGGTTGATTTAATCGTTGGTCGTTCTGGAGCAACCAGTATTGCAGAGATTACTGCGTTAGGAATTCCATCTATTTTAATTCCCAGTCCGTACGTAACTGCAGATCACCAGACTAAAAATACTCTTAGTTTGGTTGATAATAAGGCCGCTTTAATGATCAAAGAGTCGGATTTAAACGGAGAAAGTTTATTAAAACATATTGATCAATTGATGCTAGATGATGACCAAAGAAATCAAATGGCTGCACAATCAAAAAAAATGGGGGTAGTTGATTCCGCTGATCGGGTACTTAACTTAGCGAGGTCAATTAATAAATAG